The following proteins are co-located in the Bordetella bronchialis genome:
- a CDS encoding YbfB/YjiJ family MFS transporter has product MDIDGGETIKQGAGARWATLAGFCASLVGIGLARFAYTPLLPAIVGAHWFEASVAAYLGAANLAGYLAGALLGRPIAARWPVAATLRAMMVLATVAFFACAYPLSFAWFFAWRFLAGLAGGALMVLAAPAVLPLVPAARRGLAGGVIFMGVGVGVAASGTLVPLLLAQGLRDAWLGLGVLSVALTAIAWKGWPRDGAAPPAPAGQARPAQARPAQARPAEARPAEARPAGPQAASPRHRTPRVPGLRALYVEYALNAAGWVPHMIFLVDFVARGLGQGLQAGAQYWVLFGIGATVGPVLAGALADRTGFARALRLAFTLQACGVLVPALGLGAGWLMASSVVVGAFVTGTVPLVLGRVHELLAHHPAHRNPAWRTATVGFALFQALAAYALSFVFTRSGGDYGLLFVIGTGAMVLALAIDLLAGKRARAAA; this is encoded by the coding sequence ATGGACATCGACGGCGGCGAAACCATCAAGCAGGGTGCCGGCGCCCGCTGGGCGACGCTGGCCGGCTTTTGCGCCAGCCTGGTCGGCATCGGGTTGGCCCGTTTTGCCTATACGCCGCTGCTGCCCGCCATCGTCGGCGCGCATTGGTTCGAGGCCTCGGTGGCCGCCTACCTGGGCGCGGCCAATCTGGCGGGCTATCTGGCGGGCGCATTGCTGGGCCGCCCCATCGCGGCACGCTGGCCGGTCGCCGCCACCCTGCGGGCGATGATGGTACTGGCCACCGTCGCGTTCTTCGCCTGCGCCTACCCGCTTTCCTTTGCCTGGTTCTTCGCCTGGCGCTTCCTGGCCGGGCTGGCGGGGGGCGCGCTCATGGTGCTGGCGGCGCCTGCCGTGCTGCCGCTGGTGCCCGCGGCGCGGCGCGGGCTCGCGGGGGGCGTCATTTTCATGGGCGTTGGCGTCGGCGTAGCGGCCTCCGGCACGCTGGTGCCCCTGCTGCTGGCGCAAGGCCTGCGGGATGCCTGGCTGGGCCTGGGCGTCCTGTCCGTGGCCTTGACGGCGATCGCGTGGAAGGGCTGGCCCCGGGACGGGGCAGCCCCGCCAGCCCCTGCCGGGCAGGCGCGGCCGGCCCAGGCGCGGCCGGCTCAGGCGCGGCCGGCTGAGGCGCGGCCGGCCGAGGCGCGGCCCGCCGGGCCGCAAGCGGCCTCCCCGCGGCATCGGACGCCGCGCGTACCGGGGCTGCGGGCGCTGTACGTGGAATACGCCTTGAATGCCGCCGGCTGGGTCCCGCACATGATTTTCCTGGTGGACTTCGTCGCGCGCGGCCTGGGACAGGGCCTGCAGGCCGGCGCGCAATATTGGGTGCTCTTCGGTATCGGCGCCACGGTGGGGCCCGTGCTGGCCGGCGCGTTGGCCGACCGCACGGGTTTCGCGCGCGCCCTGCGGCTGGCCTTCACCTTGCAGGCGTGTGGCGTGCTGGTACCGGCGCTGGGCCTGGGCGCGGGCTGGCTGATGGCGTCCAGCGTGGTGGTGGGCGCTTTCGTGACGGGGACGGTGCCGCTGGTACTGGGACGCGTGCACGAGTTGCTGGCGCATCACCCCGCCCATCGCAATCCGGCCTGGCGGACGGCGACGGTGGGCTTCGCCCTGTTCCAGGCGCTGGCCGCCTATGCCTTGTCCTTCGTCTTCACCCGCAGCGGCGGCGACTATGGCTTGCTGTTCGTCATCGGCACGGGGGCGATGGTGCTGGCCCTGGCGATAGACCTGCTGGCGGGCAAGCGCGCGCGCGCCGCCGCGTGA
- a CDS encoding aldo/keto reductase family oxidoreductase — protein sequence MSKIDKAGAHPLAGRTVNRLGYGAMQLAGPGVFGPPKDREAALAVLREALASGVNHIDTSDFYGPHITNQLIREALAPYPEDLVIVTKVGARRDEKGAWLPAFSPEALTQAVHDNLRNLGLDVLDVVNLRIMFDVHRPAEGSIEAPLAALAELQRQGLVRHIGLSNVTAAQIAEARRICDVGCVQNQYNLAHRDDDALIDELARAGIPYVPFFPLGGFNPLQSSILTDVARGLDATPMQVALAWLLRRAPNILLIPGTSSLGHLRENLAAATLHLPDDAMAALNAVAATR from the coding sequence ATGTCCAAGATCGACAAAGCCGGCGCCCATCCCCTGGCCGGCCGCACCGTCAACCGGCTGGGCTACGGCGCCATGCAGCTGGCCGGCCCCGGCGTATTCGGTCCCCCCAAGGACCGCGAGGCGGCGCTGGCCGTACTGCGCGAGGCCCTGGCCTCGGGCGTGAACCACATAGACACCAGCGACTTCTACGGTCCCCACATCACCAACCAGTTGATCCGCGAAGCCCTGGCCCCCTATCCGGAAGACCTGGTCATCGTCACGAAGGTGGGCGCCCGGCGTGACGAGAAAGGCGCATGGCTGCCGGCGTTCTCGCCGGAAGCGCTGACACAGGCGGTTCACGATAACCTGCGCAACCTGGGACTCGATGTACTGGACGTGGTCAACCTGCGCATCATGTTCGACGTGCACCGGCCCGCGGAAGGATCCATCGAAGCGCCGCTGGCCGCGCTGGCGGAACTGCAACGGCAAGGCCTGGTGCGCCACATCGGCCTGAGCAACGTCACCGCCGCGCAGATCGCCGAAGCACGGCGCATCTGCGACGTCGGCTGCGTGCAGAACCAGTACAACCTGGCACATCGCGATGACGATGCGCTGATCGACGAACTGGCGCGCGCGGGCATCCCTTATGTGCCCTTCTTCCCCCTGGGCGGCTTCAATCCGCTGCAATCGTCCATCCTGACGGATGTCGCGCGTGGCCTCGACGCCACGCCGATGCAGGTGGCGCTGGCCTGGCTGTTGCGGCGCGCGCCCAACATCCTGCTGATTCCCGGCACGTCGTCCCTTGGCCACCTGCGCGAGAATCTCGCCGCCGCGACCCTGCATCTTCCGGACGACGCGATGGCGGCGCTGAACGCGGTCGCGGCGACGCGCTAG
- a CDS encoding AraC family transcriptional regulator has product MLLDSLPLDFNLDFATGPVTGLHLQAADHGTEIPIHHHRQGQLILAMKGGVTCEVSGAIWMVPPRYAVWVPGMMPHSIRATANAQICYLYVQPGAAPLPADCCTLAISPLVHALILDMADQAADYLADSPTGRKAAVLLEELATMPVERLHLPISDEPRMRRIATMLSDNPADRRTLAQWGEVVAMSERSLARLVRQETGLTFGRWRQQLHLIVALRQLAEGRTVQRVAEELGYESVTAFITMFKKSLGKPPAKYFASIG; this is encoded by the coding sequence ATGCTGCTCGATAGCCTGCCCCTGGACTTCAACCTGGACTTCGCCACCGGGCCCGTAACCGGCCTGCATCTGCAGGCCGCGGACCACGGTACGGAGATCCCCATCCACCACCATCGCCAGGGGCAATTGATCCTGGCCATGAAAGGCGGCGTCACCTGCGAAGTCTCCGGCGCGATCTGGATGGTGCCGCCGCGCTATGCCGTATGGGTGCCGGGCATGATGCCCCATAGCATTCGCGCCACCGCCAACGCGCAAATCTGCTACCTGTATGTGCAGCCGGGCGCCGCGCCGCTGCCGGCCGACTGCTGCACATTGGCGATCTCGCCCTTGGTGCATGCCCTCATCCTGGACATGGCGGACCAGGCGGCCGACTACCTGGCCGACAGCCCGACCGGCCGCAAGGCGGCGGTATTGCTGGAGGAACTCGCCACCATGCCCGTGGAACGCTTGCACTTGCCGATCTCCGACGAGCCGCGCATGCGCAGGATCGCCACCATGCTATCGGACAATCCGGCCGACCGCCGCACGCTGGCGCAATGGGGCGAGGTAGTCGCCATGAGCGAGCGCTCCCTGGCCAGGCTGGTACGGCAGGAAACCGGACTCACCTTCGGCCGCTGGCGGCAGCAATTGCACCTGATCGTCGCGCTGCGGCAACTGGCGGAGGGCCGCACGGTACAGCGGGTGGCCGAGGAACTGGGCTACGAGTCCGTCACCGCCTTCATCACCATGTTCAAGAAGTCGCTGGGCAAGCCGCCGGCCAAATACTTCGCGTCGATAGGATGA
- a CDS encoding LysR family transcriptional regulator, protein MDVADLKTLAAVARHGSMNKAASELHTVQSNVTARIRALEDELGVPLFQRHARGVTITPAGQRMLPFVGRIAKLLAEARAAARDDGSPAGALALGGLETTTALRLSPLLIEFARAYPQVTLSLGTGTTTALLRDVVECRLDGAFVSGPVDHPDIHQETIFTEELVLATSPAIRSLKDLAKVADLKTVVFNVGCSYRQRLETLLAGMGIVVARPLEFGSLDAILSCTAAGVGVTLLPRGVVQSAFEAGRIALHRLPREQARAETLFIRRTDGYVSSALTAFLDIARRFHRVPEKDRAPVPISTLAPLKRA, encoded by the coding sequence ATGGACGTCGCCGATCTCAAAACCCTTGCCGCCGTCGCCAGGCACGGCAGCATGAACAAGGCAGCAAGCGAGCTGCATACCGTCCAGTCCAATGTCACCGCCCGCATCCGCGCGCTGGAAGACGAACTGGGCGTACCGCTTTTCCAGCGCCACGCGCGTGGCGTCACGATCACCCCCGCGGGACAGCGCATGCTGCCTTTCGTCGGCCGCATCGCCAAACTGCTGGCCGAAGCGCGCGCGGCGGCCCGGGACGACGGCTCGCCCGCGGGCGCCCTGGCGCTGGGCGGCCTGGAAACCACCACGGCGTTGCGCCTTTCGCCGCTGTTGATCGAGTTCGCGCGCGCCTACCCGCAGGTCACGCTATCGCTGGGCACGGGCACCACCACCGCCCTGCTGCGCGACGTCGTGGAATGCCGGCTGGACGGCGCCTTCGTCAGCGGGCCGGTCGACCACCCGGACATCCACCAGGAGACCATCTTTACCGAGGAACTGGTGCTGGCCACCAGCCCCGCCATCCGCTCCTTGAAGGATCTTGCCAAGGTCGCCGACCTCAAAACCGTCGTCTTCAATGTCGGCTGCTCCTATCGGCAGCGCCTGGAAACCCTGCTGGCCGGCATGGGCATCGTCGTCGCGCGGCCGCTGGAATTCGGCTCGCTCGATGCCATCCTCAGCTGCACGGCCGCCGGTGTGGGCGTGACCTTGCTGCCCCGGGGCGTGGTCCAGTCGGCTTTCGAGGCCGGACGGATCGCGCTGCATCGCCTGCCGCGCGAACAGGCGCGCGCGGAAACCTTGTTCATCCGCCGCACGGATGGCTACGTCTCCAGCGCGCTGACCGCCTTCCTGGACATTGCGCGACGCTTCCATCGCGTCCCGGAAAAAGACCGGGCGCCGGTGCCCATTTCCACGCTGGCGCCTCTCAAGCGCGCCTGA
- a CDS encoding SRPBCC family protein, with protein MARSTFVYVAYIRTTPEKLWSALTDPAFMEQYWFGMHCESAWTAGSPWTLLSSDGRVFDAGEIVEADPPRRLAIRWQNEFRPELKAEGPSLCTMELEAVEDAVKLSITHTIERDPSRLIEAVSGGWPKVISNLKSLLETGSAVLRDPYPDPKSAAR; from the coding sequence ATGGCTAGATCCACCTTTGTCTACGTTGCCTATATCCGCACCACGCCCGAGAAACTGTGGTCGGCGCTGACCGACCCGGCCTTCATGGAGCAGTACTGGTTCGGCATGCATTGCGAAAGCGCATGGACCGCGGGGTCTCCCTGGACGCTGCTGTCCAGCGATGGCCGGGTATTCGATGCGGGCGAAATCGTCGAAGCCGATCCGCCACGACGCCTGGCGATACGCTGGCAGAACGAATTCCGTCCGGAGCTCAAGGCCGAGGGCCCGTCGCTGTGCACGATGGAGCTGGAAGCCGTGGAGGACGCGGTCAAGCTTTCCATTACGCATACGATAGAGCGTGACCCTTCCAGGCTTATCGAGGCCGTGTCCGGCGGCTGGCCCAAGGTCATCTCGAACCTGAAATCGCTGCTGGAAACCGGCTCGGCGGTATTGAGGGACCCCTACCCCGATCCGAAGTCCGCCGCTCGCTAA
- a CDS encoding TetR/AcrR family transcriptional regulator, with the protein MARPRSEDKRDAILAGAAQALAAEGEAATTARIARLAGVAEGTIFTYFDSKDVLLNELYVSLKAGLRQAMLDGFPRGGSLERRVRHVWDAYIGWGLANPDGRKALRQLDVSGRIDARHRAAGAEGFGEISAMLRERLGAPGALPEEEVKAFRGALFTSLAATTMEFIARDPGSAEGYREQGFRALWAVLKAG; encoded by the coding sequence ATGGCACGTCCGCGCAGCGAGGACAAACGCGATGCGATCCTGGCCGGCGCCGCGCAGGCATTGGCGGCGGAGGGCGAGGCCGCGACGACGGCGCGGATCGCCCGGCTGGCCGGTGTCGCCGAAGGCACGATATTCACCTACTTCGACAGCAAGGATGTCCTGCTGAACGAGCTGTATGTCAGCCTGAAGGCGGGATTGCGCCAGGCGATGCTGGACGGATTCCCGCGCGGGGGCAGCCTGGAGCGCCGCGTCCGCCATGTCTGGGACGCCTATATCGGCTGGGGCCTGGCCAATCCGGACGGGCGCAAGGCCTTGCGGCAGCTGGATGTGAGCGGCCGTATCGATGCGCGGCATCGCGCCGCGGGCGCGGAAGGCTTCGGCGAAATCAGCGCCATGTTGCGCGAGCGCCTGGGCGCGCCCGGGGCCTTGCCCGAAGAAGAGGTCAAGGCCTTTCGCGGTGCGCTCTTCACGTCCCTGGCCGCCACGACGATGGAGTTCATCGCGCGAGACCCCGGCAGCGCCGAGGGATATCGGGAACAGGGTTTCCGGGCATTGTGGGCGGTATTGAAGGCGGGCTAG
- a CDS encoding LysR family transcriptional regulator: MKVDLNDLHAFAAVARAGGFRDAARLGGTSASRLSEAVRRLEAQVGVRLLHRTTRSVAPTEAGQGLLTRLAPALAEMEAALDTVNRFRDRPAGTLKLNVPMSAARLVLPAIVPSFLAAYPDIQLEVVAEESFVDVLAAGCDAGIRYEERLEQDMIAVPIGPRVQRFAAAAAPAYLDRHGRPRHPRELMRHACLRGRFPSGATPAWEFERGGEVVRIEPGGPLIVRIGGAVDLAVDAAIAGTGIVYLFEDWLRPHLASGALEPVLSSWWPKFSGPFLYYSGRRLMPAPLKAFVDFIKAPPR; encoded by the coding sequence ATGAAGGTCGACCTGAACGATTTGCATGCCTTCGCCGCGGTGGCGCGAGCCGGGGGTTTTCGCGACGCGGCGCGCCTGGGCGGCACCAGCGCCTCGCGCCTGAGCGAGGCCGTGCGGCGGCTGGAGGCCCAGGTGGGCGTCCGCTTGCTGCATCGGACCACGCGCAGCGTGGCGCCGACCGAAGCGGGCCAGGGTCTGTTGACCCGCCTGGCGCCAGCGCTGGCGGAGATGGAAGCCGCGCTGGATACGGTCAACCGGTTCCGCGACAGGCCGGCGGGCACGCTCAAGCTGAATGTGCCCATGAGCGCGGCGCGCCTGGTTTTGCCGGCCATCGTGCCGTCCTTCCTGGCCGCCTATCCCGATATCCAGCTGGAAGTGGTGGCCGAGGAAAGCTTTGTGGACGTGCTGGCGGCCGGCTGCGACGCGGGCATACGCTACGAGGAACGCCTGGAGCAGGACATGATCGCGGTGCCGATCGGACCGCGCGTGCAGCGCTTTGCCGCGGCGGCCGCGCCCGCCTATCTGGATCGCCATGGCCGGCCCCGGCATCCGCGCGAGCTCATGCGCCATGCCTGCCTGCGTGGCCGCTTCCCCAGCGGAGCGACGCCCGCGTGGGAGTTCGAGCGGGGTGGCGAGGTCGTGCGCATCGAACCCGGCGGGCCGCTGATCGTGCGTATCGGCGGCGCCGTGGACCTGGCCGTGGATGCGGCGATCGCCGGCACCGGCATCGTTTACCTGTTCGAGGATTGGCTGCGCCCGCATCTGGCAAGCGGCGCGCTGGAGCCCGTCCTGTCGTCGTGGTGGCCGAAGTTCTCCGGGCCCTTTCTTTATTACTCCGGAAGACGGCTGATGCCCGCGCCCTTGAAGGCCTTCGTCGATTTCATCAAAGCCCCGCCGCGCTGA
- a CDS encoding SDR family NAD(P)-dependent oxidoreductase: MSKVWLVTGAARGLGRFIGEAVLEAGHRLVAGVRDPSRLSDLAARHGGRILPVVLDVQDETAARQAVKAAVDAYGQIDVLVNNAGYGHARPFEQMSSEDFRGQIETNLYGVVNLTRAVLPVMRAQRRGHIFQVSSVGGRTSTPGLSAYQAAKWAVGGFSDVVAKEVAHLGIKVCTLEPGGMRTDWASTARGTTDGILPDYEPSVGRVLQLLAGYAGQEVGDPAKIARLILDLSNREDLPLRLLLGGDALYVCEQAEAERARELEAWRPTTLSTHFPGAGLPAGLDALKRFK, translated from the coding sequence ATGTCGAAAGTCTGGCTGGTTACCGGGGCCGCGCGCGGCCTGGGCCGCTTCATCGGCGAGGCGGTATTGGAGGCGGGCCATCGTCTGGTCGCCGGGGTCCGCGATCCGTCGCGCCTGTCCGATCTGGCCGCACGCCATGGCGGTCGCATTCTTCCTGTCGTCCTCGATGTCCAGGACGAGACCGCGGCGCGGCAAGCCGTGAAGGCGGCCGTCGATGCGTACGGGCAGATCGATGTCCTGGTGAACAACGCCGGTTATGGCCATGCCCGGCCGTTCGAGCAAATGTCGTCCGAGGATTTCCGCGGCCAGATCGAGACCAATCTGTACGGGGTGGTCAACCTGACGCGCGCGGTGTTGCCGGTGATGCGGGCGCAGCGGCGCGGCCACATCTTCCAGGTGTCATCCGTGGGGGGGCGCACTTCTACGCCGGGACTGTCCGCCTATCAGGCGGCGAAGTGGGCCGTCGGCGGTTTCAGCGATGTCGTCGCCAAGGAAGTCGCGCATCTGGGGATCAAGGTCTGCACGCTGGAGCCTGGGGGCATGCGGACGGACTGGGCAAGCACGGCGCGGGGAACGACCGATGGCATCCTGCCGGATTACGAGCCGTCGGTCGGGCGCGTGCTGCAATTGCTTGCGGGCTACGCCGGCCAGGAAGTCGGAGATCCGGCCAAGATCGCCCGCTTGATACTCGACCTGTCGAACCGCGAGGATCTTCCTTTGCGCCTGTTGCTGGGCGGCGACGCGCTATACGTCTGCGAGCAGGCCGAGGCGGAGCGCGCGCGCGAGCTGGAGGCGTGGCGGCCGACCACGCTGTCCACCCACTTTCCCGGCGCGGGCCTGCCTGCCGGGCTGGACGCGCTGAAGCGTTTCAAATAA
- a CDS encoding SDR family oxidoreductase yields the protein MKTVLITGCSSGYGEAIAAYFHSQDWNVIATMRSPREDIPRSPRMTVLPLDVTDPASIAAAVQACGPVDVLVNNAGIGLFGAFEATPMRIVREVFETNTFGTMAVTQALLPGFRERKSGAIVNVTSSATLAPFPLVAAYTASKTAIEGFSASLALELEAFNIRVKLVEPGYAPSTRFAENGQARMRGLVTEPYAPLAQACFSSLAEVGAVTREIDVAHAVWRAASDLSKGLRFPAGADAVALAAEDRKTYAAPA from the coding sequence TTGAAGACTGTCTTGATCACCGGCTGCTCGTCCGGCTATGGCGAGGCGATCGCCGCCTATTTCCACTCGCAGGACTGGAATGTGATCGCCACCATGCGCAGCCCGCGCGAGGACATTCCGCGATCGCCGCGGATGACGGTACTGCCCCTGGACGTGACGGATCCCGCCAGTATCGCGGCGGCGGTGCAAGCCTGCGGACCGGTCGATGTGCTGGTCAACAATGCCGGCATCGGCCTGTTCGGCGCTTTCGAGGCGACCCCGATGCGTATCGTGCGCGAAGTCTTCGAAACCAATACCTTCGGCACGATGGCGGTGACCCAGGCGCTGCTGCCGGGCTTCCGGGAACGCAAATCCGGTGCGATCGTCAACGTAACGTCGAGCGCGACCCTGGCGCCGTTTCCATTGGTGGCCGCCTATACGGCCAGCAAGACGGCCATCGAGGGCTTCAGCGCATCCCTCGCGCTGGAGCTGGAAGCGTTCAATATCCGCGTCAAGCTGGTCGAGCCCGGATATGCCCCGTCTACCCGATTCGCCGAGAACGGACAGGCCCGTATGCGGGGATTGGTCACCGAGCCCTATGCCCCGCTGGCGCAGGCTTGCTTTTCGTCGCTGGCCGAGGTCGGCGCGGTGACGCGCGAGATCGACGTGGCGCATGCGGTGTGGCGAGCGGCATCGGACCTATCGAAGGGCCTGCGGTTTCCCGCGGGCGCCGATGCGGTCGCGCTTGCCGCCGAGGATCGAAAGACATATGCCGCACCGGCGTAG
- a CDS encoding ArsR/SmtB family transcription factor encodes MTEPHDTDLLFKALADPSRRKLLDLLHAHDGRTLNELCAHLDMSRQGVTQHLALLEAANLVATQRQGREKLHFLNPVPLQEIYERWIAKFEKPRLKAISDLKRRLERPDG; translated from the coding sequence ATGACGGAGCCCCACGACACCGACCTGCTTTTCAAGGCCCTGGCCGACCCCAGCCGCCGCAAGCTGCTGGACCTGCTGCATGCCCACGATGGCCGCACGCTCAACGAGCTATGCGCACACCTGGACATGAGCCGGCAAGGCGTCACGCAGCACCTGGCGCTGCTCGAGGCCGCCAACCTGGTCGCCACGCAGCGGCAAGGCCGCGAAAAACTGCATTTCCTCAATCCGGTACCGCTGCAGGAAATCTACGAGCGCTGGATTGCCAAGTTCGAGAAGCCGCGTCTCAAGGCGATCTCGGACCTCAAACGACGACTGGAGAGACCCGATGGCTAG
- a CDS encoding AraC family transcriptional regulator has product MADPLSSIITLLRPRTVFSKLISGAGRWGVRYSAFGEPSFCTVLEGSCLLKVDAHPSITLRSGDFVLMPATPGFTMCGFEPATPTVVDPKTAPSPVGEVRHGRRGGRPDVRMLGGFFLFDTPDAALLVSLLPALLHVRGVDRLSTLVQLLREESMARRPGREHVLVRLVEILLIEALRSSAGSAAPVGLLRGMADSRLAKALRLIHGAPAHPWTIQELAKKAALSRSAFFERFRRAVGLPPMEYLLAWRMAIAKDMLRRGDVAIGTIAEQVGYGSTGTFSTAFSRHVGVSPSRYARAG; this is encoded by the coding sequence GTGGCCGATCCGCTATCCTCGATCATTACCTTGCTGCGGCCGCGCACCGTATTCAGCAAACTCATCAGCGGCGCTGGACGATGGGGCGTGCGCTATTCGGCGTTCGGGGAGCCCAGTTTCTGTACGGTCCTGGAAGGCAGCTGCCTGCTCAAGGTCGACGCGCATCCCTCGATTACGCTGCGGTCGGGCGACTTCGTACTGATGCCCGCGACGCCGGGCTTCACCATGTGCGGATTCGAGCCGGCGACGCCGACCGTCGTCGACCCGAAGACCGCGCCTTCTCCGGTAGGAGAGGTCCGGCACGGACGGCGCGGCGGACGGCCGGACGTCCGCATGCTGGGCGGGTTCTTTCTGTTCGATACGCCCGATGCGGCCTTGCTGGTATCGCTATTGCCTGCCCTGCTGCATGTGCGCGGCGTGGATAGATTATCCACATTGGTGCAATTGCTCAGGGAGGAATCGATGGCACGGCGTCCGGGCCGTGAACATGTCCTGGTGCGGCTCGTGGAAATCCTGCTGATCGAAGCGCTGCGCTCCTCCGCCGGCAGCGCGGCGCCCGTCGGCCTGCTTCGCGGCATGGCGGATTCCCGCCTGGCCAAGGCACTGCGGCTGATACACGGCGCCCCCGCGCACCCCTGGACCATCCAGGAACTCGCGAAAAAGGCCGCGCTATCGCGCTCCGCCTTCTTCGAACGCTTCCGGCGCGCCGTGGGATTGCCGCCGATGGAGTACCTGCTGGCGTGGCGCATGGCCATCGCGAAGGATATGTTGCGCAGGGGCGACGTCGCGATCGGCACGATCGCGGAACAGGTCGGCTATGGATCGACCGGCACGTTCAGCACCGCCTTCAGCCGCCACGTCGGCGTATCGCCGAGCCGCTACGCCCGCGCGGGCTGA
- a CDS encoding MFS transporter, with product MSTQTARLPVARPLLLIAGLLLIACTLRAPVTGVAPVLDMIQSAYGLTRAQAGLLTTLPLVAFGVISPFAASIARAYGLERTLFGALVLVIAGMAIRSVAPLWGLFAGTCVIGSGIAIANVLLPSLVKRDFPHKVPTVTGLSALMMGAIAAGASATAVPLAEAYGWRAALGALAVLPLAAIVAWSAQLGAHTAPARSTAAMPHGGRVWHSPIAWQVTLYMGINSLLYYVLVGWLPAILIDHGYTAAQAGSLHGLMQLACALPGLVLGSIVSRMKNQAAISAAMGVAIGVSLVGFLYAPGLATVWAVLFGAGSGSAIILSLMFMSLRVANAHQAAALSGMAQGVGYLLAACGPILAGMAHDVAGNWHTVMAGGIVLSAVMAVFGALAGRARQMAAHGGPSR from the coding sequence ATGTCTACACAAACGGCCCGCCTTCCCGTCGCAAGGCCACTCCTGCTCATCGCCGGGCTGCTGCTCATTGCGTGCACGCTGCGCGCGCCTGTCACCGGCGTCGCGCCGGTGCTGGACATGATCCAGTCGGCGTACGGGCTGACGCGCGCGCAGGCCGGCTTGCTGACGACGCTTCCCCTGGTCGCCTTCGGCGTGATTTCGCCGTTCGCCGCCTCCATCGCCCGCGCCTACGGTCTGGAGAGGACCTTGTTCGGCGCCTTGGTCCTGGTCATCGCGGGGATGGCGATCCGCTCCGTCGCACCCCTGTGGGGCTTGTTCGCGGGGACCTGCGTCATCGGTTCCGGCATCGCGATCGCCAATGTGCTGCTGCCCAGCCTGGTCAAGCGCGATTTTCCCCACAAGGTGCCCACCGTGACGGGTTTGTCCGCCTTGATGATGGGCGCCATCGCGGCCGGCGCCTCTGCCACCGCGGTGCCGCTGGCCGAGGCCTATGGCTGGCGCGCGGCGCTGGGCGCGCTCGCCGTGCTGCCCCTGGCCGCCATCGTCGCCTGGAGCGCGCAGCTCGGCGCGCATACCGCGCCGGCCAGGAGCACGGCGGCCATGCCGCATGGCGGCCGCGTCTGGCACTCCCCGATCGCCTGGCAGGTCACCTTGTACATGGGAATCAACTCCTTGCTGTACTACGTCCTGGTGGGATGGCTGCCCGCCATATTGATCGACCACGGGTATACCGCGGCGCAGGCGGGCTCGCTGCACGGATTGATGCAGCTGGCCTGCGCCTTGCCGGGACTGGTGCTGGGGTCCATTGTCAGCCGCATGAAAAACCAGGCGGCGATCTCGGCCGCGATGGGCGTGGCGATAGGCGTGTCCCTGGTCGGCTTCCTGTATGCCCCCGGCCTGGCGACGGTGTGGGCGGTGCTTTTCGGCGCCGGCTCGGGCAGCGCGATCATCCTGTCGCTGATGTTCATGAGCCTGCGCGTGGCCAATGCGCACCAGGCGGCGGCGCTGTCGGGCATGGCCCAGGGCGTCGGTTACCTGTTGGCGGCCTGCGGGCCCATCCTGGCCGGCATGGCGCACGACGTGGCCGGCAACTGGCATACGGTGATGGCCGGCGGCATTGTGCTGTCCGCGGTCATGGCGGTGTTCGGGGCGCTGGCGGGCCGGGCCAGGCAGATGGCTGCCCATGGCGGCCCATCCCGCTGA